CCCTGACCATTCTTGAGAAACCTTCATGTGTAAACCAGGAATCTAAGTTTCGAAATGGACGTGGACCACTTCTGAATATAGTATCCTCAAATATAATTGGACAGTAATCTGATAGGCCTCTCGATCCCCCTTTTAACCGAATCTTCAGAAACTCCTCTATTCATTCTACAGTCTCTAGAACTCTATCAATACGATTGTAAGAGCGGCCTCTAAACCATGTAAATTACGATCATTCAACGGTGAATGCACTAATACATATCTTGAATCCAACTCTTAAATTCTTTCACAGAAGCTGTTAATATGTCCTGATGTTTCCTCTCTTCAACCAGTATAACCTTATTAAAGTCACCCATGTAGCATATCGGGACTTGACATAAGCCAGCTATAAAGCTTAGCTCCTCCCACACAGCAAGTTTTTCCACTCTAGTATGAGCACCATATACCAAACAGAAAGTAcaatgaaatttatttttcaataggaCTCCTTCAACACATAATCATCTCTCCCCTTTGTAACAATTATTCATTCTAAACAGCATGACTTCCCATATTAACAACAGGTCTCCGGACGTGCCTTTCGATCTTACATACTCCCACCCCACAGCCTCACTCCTCCAAATACGTACTGCATTAAACTTATTCATAACTTGCATTTTAGACTCAACCAAACCTAACATAttcagtttttgtttttttagttcTTTTATCATACTCAATTTTTTAACTCCCCTAACTCCCTAATATTTCAAAAgctaaaaatcattttaaaattttgttacacatcttttttaattttttcggtCTATATCTTcgtgttttttctttttgctttgctaatcttatcttttgagtTAGTACTTCATTCCATTCTTATAAAATCTCCATTATATATCATCTTTATTATACTGCTGCTCCAGATTCAACTGCCAATTTTCATGCCCTTATATTTTTTAGCATCTGCTCTTCTCTTTCGAGAGCCTTTCCACCATTGATCACCTGTTGTCCAATGCCAAAATCCACGCTCGCCCCAATCTTGCCACTGCCCTCATTACCCTGTTGTCCAGTGCTAATATCCACGACCGCCCTATTCTCGCCACTGCTCTCATCAAGCCTTGCAACAACCAAAGTCATACCGTCCTCTAGTGCATATTCACCGTTTTCAAGGATCTCATCCTGAGAGCCTACGACATCCTTCCCCGGCACTGAACCAGTCTCCTTGGTATCTCCGTCGAATCCATCTTTCCTGGAGGGACCGAGTCCTGTCATCGCCGGCGGTGAGTTCTCTGAAGGCATAGGAAGGCGGCCTGTTGGCTCTATTTCGGCCGCACAGTTTCTCGCCACAAAACCTGCGGTGCCGCGATTAACCCAAGCTCTCCTCTTCGATATGGTCATTAGCAGCGCCATCAGCATCCAAGTTCTCCTCTTCGATATGGTCATTAGCAGCTGTACACAACCCAGCAGCATTTGGAGTGCACCCAGCCGGATGGAACCCGACCCGACCCGGACGCATGAGCATGCCTTCCGTTTCCTCATCAACGTGATATGGGCCTGAGTTTGATGAAAAGCAGCCCATTCTCCCTCCTTCAGCACATGTGCTAAACGCTTTTTTATTGGGCCAACAATTAAGCTCGTTTTGGTCAAGTTTTTTCCTCCAAAAGCACCCTTTATTCAGTCCATCAAGAACATAATCCCAATTAACCATTTTCTCTGATTCAACATCATTAACCAAATCATAATATTCCTTAAAATTTGCAATTCCCTCGACAACAGTATCATCCGTTGCCCTTGGAGTTTGAATGTGAATTAATTTGCAATAACTCCATTCATTCAAAATGTTTTCGAGAATTACCAATCTATTGCTATCAACTTTTTCCTCTCTTGGCACCGCCATCATCATCTCAGCCACGGAATTTCTGTTTACTACTGACACTATCAAGCTAACACTGCTTGCACCCAAAATCTCACATGTTTTTGGGGACAAGGTTTACCTACGTCCTCAAGCTTACACTGAGATTCATAACTCTTTTGAATCCATTAGTACTATTTGTGATGTGAATCTACCCGTTGATTATGTATTAAATGTCACATTTTTAAAAGTCTGAATGATTTTtcttatattgaattttttttcgaaattcttatCTTAATATGATATATCATATATAGATAAAGTCCATATTTGATATATATCAATGATCTTAGCAACACCAAGTGTTTACatagaaaaatttattattcttacaTTTATTATGGTAGTAAACTAGTAAGACATAAAACactaatttattattagtcAACTAATAAATTTTGAACCAGTAATTAGATATGACCGTAATTATCTGAAGAACTTTGAATATGTCATCAGTGAATTGTGGAAGCGGTGATGGATCCTTGAAATCATCAGTAGTGAAATGGTGAGAAGATGTTGATGATTGATCTTGTCCATGAGACATACATTCATCATTGTCCGCTACAACATCATTTAAATGAAAACTCACACTATTATAATCTTTTGCCTTCAAACTTTGTTGCATGGGGTCAATTTCAGCAAGTGCACCATCCTGAGCAGTGAATTCTTTTAAGCAAAAATTGTAGAGTTCTTTTGCCTTAGGATCAGTGGCTTTTGCAATCAAAGAGTTGAGAAGGTTTACTGTATTTTTAAGCTTTGAACGAAGCACTTCAATTGTGTAGTGTGCTAAGGAATCAACGTCTGCTCTTGCTGCACCACCGGGTATTGAGTTTAGAAGATTTGAACAATATGCAAAAATTTTAGTTTGCTTGCAAATTTCTTCTACTTTCACAATTTTTTGTGCATTGGAAGTTGCATCAAATAAAAGGAAGGCAAAAACCAAGGTTAAAATCAAAGAATATGGTCTGACATTGTTACCATTGAAATGACGAGCCATGGTGTATATATTAATTTCAACGTTTGAGTTTTGTTGCAATTGTTGG
This portion of the Arachis duranensis cultivar V14167 chromosome 6, aradu.V14167.gnm2.J7QH, whole genome shotgun sequence genome encodes:
- the LOC107495265 gene encoding uncharacterized protein LOC107495265 codes for the protein MARHFNGNNVRPYSLILTLVFAFLLFDATSNAQKIVKVEEICKQTKIFAYCSNLLNSIPGGAARADVDSLAHYTIEVLRSKLKNTVNLLNSLIAKATDPKAKELYNFCLKEFTAQDGALAEIDPMQQSLKAKDYNSVSFHLNDVVADNDECMSHGQDQSSTSSHHFTTDDFKDPSPLPQFTDDIFKVLQIITVISNYWFKIY